A window of Pseudomonas putida genomic DNA:
CGTAGCTGAACGGCACTGGAGCTGGCGGCTGACAAGGCCCTGTGCGGGGCGATCGGTGATCGCCCCTTTCGCGGTTCAGGGGAGGTCCTTGAGGGTTTCGAAGGCTTTGACGCTTTTGATCAGGCTTTTGTTGCTGGCGGAATCGGCACTGTTGAACAGGAAAGAGAAGTCCGAGGCCAACGACGGGCTGCCGGCAATCGTCGCGTACTGGTGGCACTGGTTGCAGTCATCACCCTGTACATAGGTCTCCAGGGTGGTATTGGCCACCGGCACGTTGCCCTGGCTTATGAACGGCCCGTATGACAGCGGCACTTGCGCGTTGGCGCCCGGTTCCGGGCTGGGCGGATTGGGGGCGAGGGTCCAGAGTACGTTGATCAGCTTGTAGTACTGGAACACCGACTGGCCTTGGCTGTGCTGCGCGAAGTTGGCTTGTACCGCGCTGTTGAGCGCTTGCAGGTCGCCGGGCACGGGGTGTTCGCGGGTGGTCTGTACCGGCTGGTCGCGTGGGAAGCGATCGGTGCAGTCCTTGTCGGGGTGGTGTTGCTTGCACTGGATACGGGCCTGGTTCGGTGTGCACTCGGGGCCGCTGCCACAGTCGGGGTTGTTGAAGGCAAACCCGTTCGGCGGGGTTTGTTGCGGCGGGGCCTGGGCCGGTTCGGGCACGTTGTCCACCTGCTCGAAGGTGGTCCAGATGAAGTTGGGCGAAGCCTGGGTCTTGTTGATGATATGCAGGCCCACCAGGCCAACCACTTCCTGGGTGCAGGCCAGCGTGTCGGGGCGTTTGAGCCAGGCGACGGTGGTCAGGTAGCGCCCGAACAGCTCGGGTTTGCCGGTCAGCACCCGCCAGGCGGCTTTGACTTCGATCGCCCCCAGTTGCTCCTGCGGGACCGGGGCGGCAGGCAGGGAGCGCATCGGTTCGCCGGCGGGCAGCGACAGCCCCGCCGGGGACTTGCCGTCCTGGTTTTGCGCGACCTTCAGCTGGTTGGCCGCGTCGTAGAGGCCGTTGTCGACGATGTAGTCAAATTCAGCCTTGCCCACCTTGCGTTCGAAAAACACCAGGTTGCCCGACTGGTCTGTCAGCCAGCCGCCAGACGCCTCCATGAACGGGTCGGGGCTGGACGCCAGCGTCCCGCTGGACAGGTGGAAACCGTGCAAGACGTTGATCGCGCTCTTGGAGGTTGCGTTCATGAACTTGCGCGCGCCGACCTTGAGCGCCTTGAGGCTGCCCTGGGTGCTGCAATTGGCCGGTACCAGGGTTTGCACCCCCCAGCCGCTGGGCGTGGGTGCGCCGGGCAGGAAGATGTCGTTGGCGTCCTTGTAGCTGGCCCACACCGGCGCCACGCTCATGGGTTGACCCGGTGTGGCAGGTACCCCGAACTGCGCCAGGCTGCTGTTCAGGTCGGGTTCCCCGGCCAGGCTGGCAGTGCCTGGCCAACCGGGGTTCACCGGCCAGTTCAGGGCAATGAACAACTGCCAGGCAAAACAGTTCATGAACGCCTGGCTGGTGGCATTGAAGTTGTTGACCGGCAGGAACCCGCCACTGGCCGGGTTGAACACCAGTTGCTGCTGCACACAGCTATCGGCGTCGGACTGCGTGGCCGCCGTGGCTGTTTGCTGGGCAGACAGGCACAGGAGAATGCCGCTTAGCAGCGACAGAAGACTCAAGCGTAGGCTGGACATCATTGCGCTCCTTGCAAGCTGGGAAGCCGCACCCGAAGGTGCGGCGGTAGCGTCGCGCGAGTGGCGCGGTTCAGGCGCCAGGCACCAGCGCCAGGCCGGATTCCCAAGGGTGGTCTGCCGCGCTCACGTTGGCGTCTTCGTCCGGGTTGAGCGCACGTACCGTCACCAGGCCGGGTGCGGCAGTGGGGCTGACCGTGATCGTCAGGATGTAAGCCTGGGTGCCGCCGGTATTGGTCTGGCCGGGTATGGCCGTTGCGTCGGGCAGGTACTGGGTGACCTGCGCGGTAACCCCGGGGTTGGAGAATTGCACCCGGGCGTTCTCTGCGGTGGTGTTCTCGTCGGCGCCTTGCACCACCAGCACGAATTGGTTGCTGCTGCCCGGGGCAAGCCAGGCGGGCAGGTCGGTGGGTGAGTTGCCGTAGAACAGGTCCAACGGCAGCAGCTGCACCGGCCAGGGTTGCAGGCCTGCCACCCGGTCCTGCACGCAGGGGTAGGAAGCAGGCGTGGCGGCGAGTGGCTTGACGGTGACGCTCAGGCCCACCAGCAACTGTTGGGCGATGACCCACACATGGTTGACCGGTTGTTTGTTGATGGTGACCTCGTTGATCGAGAAACCGGCGCTTTCCGGTATTTCGAACACCGCCTGAAGGATCTGGTCGGAACCGTTGGCCGCGGACCTGGCCGCGCCGCGCGTGATATGCCAGTACTGGCTCACATCCTGGCCTTGCGGGCCCTTCCAGGTACTGAAGTCGGTGGGTTGTTGCAAGTACAGGCCAATCGGGTTGGTCAGCGACAGGCGGTTGTTCACCGCCGTGCTGTTGGCCATGAAACCGATGTGCGGGTCGGAGTTGCGGTAGTTCTGCCCGTACTGCGCGCAGCAGATCAGCGACTGGGCGTTCTGGCTGCTGCTGATCGGCCGCAGGATGGTGGCGGCGGCGGCGAGGTAAACCTCGGCACTGAGGGTATTGGGGCCGGAGGTCAGGTGCATTGCCCCGCCATACTGGCCGGGCACACTGACCGTGCCGGCATTCCATTTGTTGACGGTGTCGTACGCCGGCTTGCCGGTGGTGGGATCGATGACCGGCTCACCGGCCTTGCCGGTCGGGCCGTCTTCGGTATAGCGCAGGTACAGGTCTTCGAGCTGCACGTTCGGGTCGATGTATTCGCGGTACAGGCCCAGCACCGCATTCGGGTCGATGCGCCACATGGTCAGGAAATACGCCGGGTTTTCACAGGTGAAGGTGATCTTGCGCATTTTGCCGTTGCCATCGCGCACGATGGACCACTCGCAGTATTCGTCGAGCCAGCCCCGTGGGCCGGAAGGCGAGAAATCCTTGTACGGGCCGTTCCAGGCGATGCTCGGGCAGCGCTTGGCCGGCAGTTGCAGCAGGTTGCCTTGCTTGTTCGGGTCATAGAGCCTGTAGACGGTGTTGTCGAGGCTGATCTGGCCATGGTCGGCCAACTCCATCACCTGGTCCAGGGTCATGGCCTTGCCACCCAGCTGCGGAATGACCGCCGTGCCATTGTTGTAGAAGAACGTCCACAGTCGGTTGGGGAAAGGCGCCCAGGTGATTGCCGGCGGGGTCACGTCGCCGAAGCCTTCCACCAGCGGGTTGTAGTAACCCGAGCGGGGCGCATCGTTCAGGCCCGACCAGGGGTTGCCGATGATCGACGACTCGGTCCAGCCGGTGAGGTTGTTGTTCCAGTCGGTTTCGAACTGCGGCAGCTGGTCTTCCAGGCCCAGCTTGTTGTAGTCCTTGGGGGCTTGGCCGGCGGGCGAGGTGAACTGCTTGAAGGGCGTGCTCATGTCGGTTCTCCTGGTGTGCGTGAGGTGGAAGCAGAGCAGCAGCCGGCGACCGGGGGCGGGCCGGCGAGGGTCTGGCGCGGGTCTTCCCACACCAGTTGGGCGGTGAAACCGGGCAGGGTTGCGTATTCGTCAGGCGTCAGCACGCGGCCACTGTCGAGGTGGGTCACCACCAGCGACAGGGGCACCGCATCGCCGCGGCCAAGGCCTAGTGCAGCGGCGTTGCGGGCGGCATTCAGTGCCCGCGACACGCCATGGGTGATGCACCGGCCCTTGTCATCGACCAGGCCCATGCCGATGCGGCTGAAGCGCCCCACGTAATGCGGGTTGTCGGCGCTGACGTGCTGCGCCGTGGCGTCGGGCTGGTCAAGAAAGACGTCGATCAGATAAGTGTCGTGGGTGCAACGTACGTGATCGAACACCACCCACGGCCCGGGCCCTGCGGCGTTGCCCGCGACAGGACCGGCTTTTGCGCTGTGCTTGCAGCAGGCGCCGGTGGCACCCTTCGGCGCACCAAACTGCGGCGCCACCGGCACACCGTAGTCGTAGCCGATGTGCCGGCTGTCCTGCGCCATGTCGCCGAGGGTGGTGTAGCGCCAGGCGTCGGCGCTGGTGAACGTTACCTGTGTGGCGTCGCGGCCGGCGAACGGCTGCAGCAGGCACTGGGTGGTGAACTGTGCCGCCGGGTTGGCCCTGATCCAGACCTCGAGCATGCGGTCGATGTTGGCGTGGTAGGAGCAGAACACCGGGTCGAAGGCGGTGTAGGCGTTGTCGGCCATATCGCCGCCGATCCAGCCGTGATAGTTGTCGTGGGGTTGCTCGTACAGGCCGTCGAAGTTGAGGGCACGATTGGGGTACAGGCTGTCCTTCTGGGGCGGGTCGAACACCGGAATGTTGGCCCACGGATAACCGGGCACACCCTGTGGTTGGCTGAAGGTGGTGAACTTCAGGGCATCCACCACCTGTTGCTGGAAAATGCGGCTCATGCCGTACAAGCGGGTGCGATCCGCGCGCGAGTCGTCGCCGTGGGTGTAGAAC
This region includes:
- a CDS encoding tyrosinase family protein, whose amino-acid sequence is MIIAKPTWAADIHGLFTAPYWIPAAQRAAVAASWTGCMNAYFVYLDDPESVKAWSETIYQHLASRNMPLTLDQQQFWPIDALETFRLWVNQGWRLDASSPFDLAERIPPPDLPQPVKRVRKDIRALSLEELNLYRARLDDVMQVGDPDSGSPWQRYAYIHTNWCLHYQEAFALWHRAYLLYLEQLIDCAIPYWDWMAEDASVDGSPQAGLPQAFLDETYVHPHTGETRPNPLRYAAAKDGCSKVCAGGAVNGVDCRYVQRDRLFYTHGDDSRADRTRLYGMSRIFQQQVVDALKFTTFSQPQGVPGYPWANIPVFDPPQKDSLYPNRALNFDGLYEQPHDNYHGWIGGDMADNAYTAFDPVFCSYHANIDRMLEVWIRANPAAQFTTQCLLQPFAGRDATQVTFTSADAWRYTTLGDMAQDSRHIGYDYGVPVAPQFGAPKGATGACCKHSAKAGPVAGNAAGPGPWVVFDHVRCTHDTYLIDVFLDQPDATAQHVSADNPHYVGRFSRIGMGLVDDKGRCITHGVSRALNAARNAAALGLGRGDAVPLSLVVTHLDSGRVLTPDEYATLPGFTAQLVWEDPRQTLAGPPPVAGCCSASTSRTPGEPT